The Streptomyces sp. NBC_00440 genome contains a region encoding:
- a CDS encoding MFS transporter, translated as MPPASTGALTTVSASAAPSLPEQLTPGRPGYRRMSFALFSAGMATFALLYSTQALLPAISSGLGATAAQASWTVSAATGGLAVCVVPLSALSERFGRRTMMTASLSVAVAIGLLVPFAPNVSSLIVLRAVQGAAIAGLPASAMAFLAEEVRPKALVAAIGLFVAGNSIGGMSGRILAGWVAQAWGWRAALGALGLMSVVCAVVFRLMLPRARNFTAAPLDPRALGRTVVTHIGDPLLRRLYAIGALFMTVFGAVYTVIGYRLVGAPFNLPQGLVGSVFLVYLVGTVSSATAGRLVGRLGRRGALYLAVSTAAAGLLLSLSDSIAAVLLGLVLITAGFFAGHAVASSSVSRTAKTGRAQASALYQAAYYLGSSAGGVLGAAAFHAGGWAGTVTLGLLALAGVLAITLYGAHSARAAARRTPVGVSPAAGSPKRWPVG; from the coding sequence GGCGACCTTCGCCCTCCTCTACTCGACCCAGGCACTGCTGCCCGCGATCAGCTCCGGCCTCGGCGCCACGGCGGCCCAGGCCAGCTGGACGGTCTCGGCGGCGACCGGCGGGCTCGCCGTGTGCGTGGTGCCGCTGAGCGCGCTGTCCGAGCGGTTCGGGCGGCGGACGATGATGACGGCGTCCCTCTCGGTCGCCGTGGCCATCGGCCTGCTGGTGCCCTTCGCGCCGAACGTGAGCTCGCTGATCGTGCTGCGCGCCGTGCAGGGCGCCGCCATCGCCGGGCTCCCGGCATCGGCGATGGCTTTCCTCGCCGAGGAGGTGCGGCCCAAGGCGCTGGTCGCCGCGATCGGGCTGTTCGTCGCCGGGAACTCCATCGGCGGCATGAGCGGGCGCATCCTGGCCGGCTGGGTCGCCCAGGCCTGGGGCTGGCGCGCGGCGCTCGGCGCGCTCGGGCTGATGTCGGTCGTCTGCGCGGTCGTCTTCCGGCTGATGCTCCCCCGGGCCCGGAACTTCACCGCGGCCCCGCTCGACCCGCGCGCCCTGGGCCGCACCGTCGTCACCCACATCGGCGACCCGCTGCTGCGCAGGCTGTACGCGATCGGCGCGCTGTTCATGACGGTCTTCGGCGCCGTCTACACGGTGATCGGCTACCGGCTGGTGGGCGCCCCGTTCAACCTGCCGCAGGGGCTGGTCGGCTCGGTCTTCCTGGTCTATCTCGTCGGTACGGTCTCCTCGGCGACGGCCGGCCGGCTCGTCGGCCGGCTGGGCCGCCGGGGTGCGCTGTATCTGGCGGTGTCGACGGCCGCGGCGGGGCTGCTGCTCTCGCTGTCCGACTCGATCGCCGCCGTGCTCCTGGGCCTCGTCCTGATCACCGCCGGGTTCTTCGCCGGGCACGCCGTCGCGTCCTCGTCGGTGAGCCGTACGGCGAAGACGGGCCGCGCCCAGGCGTCGGCGCTGTACCAGGCGGCGTACTACCTGGGCAGCAGCGCGGGCGGTGTGCTCGGAGCCGCCGCCTTCCACGCCGGGGGCTGGGCGGGCACCGTGACGCTGGGGCTGCTCGCGCTGGCCGGCGTGCTGGCGATCACGCTGTACGGGGCGCACAGCGCGCGGGCGGCCGCACGGCGGACACCGGTGGGTGTCTCCCCGGCGGCGGGTTCCCCGAAAAGGTGGCCCGTCGGCTGA